A genomic segment from Nymphalis io chromosome 15, ilAglIoxx1.1, whole genome shotgun sequence encodes:
- the LOC126773914 gene encoding cytochrome P450 315a1, mitochondrial: MYHLKRIMKCSAKRYAVRSVHQSKTPLTIADIPHPKSLPIIGTKLDLILAGSGKKLHEYIDNRHKQLGPIFAERLSGNTDLIFISDPALIKSLFINLEGKYPIHILPDPWVLYEKTYGSQRGLFFMNDEEWLLNRRIINKHLLRENADDWISVPVNQTIEDFIEKWKNKLKKGYLIKDIESELYQLSTNVVINVLLGSNIISRSQYYEELLTMFATSVRKIFQTTTRLYALPVNWCQRLNLKVWRDFKECVDLSIFIAKKLAQEMIRQNEQSNGLIKRLMADNMKEEIIIRIVADFIIAAGDTTAYTTLWILLLLTKNDEVLKNIRVKDSSYVKFVVKEAMRMYPVAPFLTRILPQDTFLGKYKLNKGTPIIASIYTSGRNEENFSKPNLFLPFRWNRNDQQKEYLVNHVPSASLPFAMGARSCIGKKIAMIQLTEIVSQIVKNFDIKCTNKENINCITSQVLVPDKPIELVFSMRDDLIKLE; encoded by the exons ATGTATCATTTAAAGAGAATAATGAAATGTAGTGCAAAGAGGTATGCGGTAAGATCAGTTCACCAATCAAAAACACCTTTAACTATTGCGGATATACCGCATCCGAAGTCATTACCAATTATCGGAACAAAATTAGATCTTATACTTGCTGGAAGCGGGAAAAA ATTGCACGAGTATATTGATAATCGACACAAACAATTAGGCCCAATATTTGCGGAACGACTAAGTGGGAACACGGaccttatttttataagtgatcCTGCATTGATAAAATCGCTTTTTATAAATCTCGAGGGTAAATATCCAATTCACATATTACCCGACCCATGGGTTCTTTACGAGAAAACTTATGGATCACAAAGAGgtcttttttttatgaatgatgAAGAATGGTTGTTAAATCGACGAATTATTAACAAGCATTTATTAAGAGAAAATGCTGATGATTGGATAAGCGTTCCGGTAAATCAAACTATCGAAGACTTTATAGAAAAGtggaaaaacaaattaaaaaaaggctaTCTTATAAAAGACATTGAATCTGAATTGTATCAACTTTCAACAAAcg ttgttataaatgttttattaggaTCTAATATTATTTCACGTAGTCAATATTATGAAGAATTATTAACTATGTTTGCGACTTCTgtgagaaaaatatttcaaaccaCAACTAGATTGTATGCATTACCAGTTAACTGGTGCCAACGTTTGAATTTAAAAGTCTGGAGAGATTTCAAAGAATGTGttgatttatcaatatttatag caaaAAAATTGGCCCAAGAAATGATTAGACAAAATGAACAAAGTAATGGATTGATTAAACGATTAATGGCAGACAATATGAaagaagaaattataataagaattgtTGCAGATTTTATAATTGCTGCTGGCGATACG ACAGCGTATACAACCTTATGGATTCTTTTGTTGCTAACCAAAAACGATGAAGTTTTAAAGAATATTCGTGTTAAAGATTCTTCGTATGTAAAATTTGTAGTAAAGGAAGCAATGAGAATGTACCCTGTTGCCCCTTTTTTGACAAGGATATTACCACAAGACACTTTTTTAGGAAAATATAAGCTGAATAAAGGG ACACCAATAATAGCTTCAATTTATACATCAGGCCGTAATGAAGAAAACTTTTCCAAACCAAATTTGTTTTTACCTTTTCGCTGGAACAGAAATGACCAACAAAAAGAATACTTGGTCAATCATGTTCCTTCAGCATCTCTTCCATTTGCTATGGGAGCACGATCTTGCATTGGAAAAAAGATAGCTATGATACAATTAACAGAAATAGTTAGCCAG attgtgaaaaactttgatattaaatgtactaataaagaaaacataaattGTATCACCTCACAAGTATTAGTACCAGATAAGCCTATAGAGTTGGTTTTCAGTATGAGAGATGACCTAATTaaattggaataa